The following proteins come from a genomic window of Meles meles chromosome 1, mMelMel3.1 paternal haplotype, whole genome shotgun sequence:
- the CAMTA1 gene encoding calmodulin-binding transcription activator 1 isoform X13 has product MSILERLEQMERRMAEMTGSQQHKPGSGGGSSGGGNGTGNGGSQAQCASGPGTLGSCFENRVVVVCEKMMSRACWAKSKHLIHSKTFRGMTLLHLAAAQGYATLIQTLIKWRTKHADSIDLELEVDPLNVDHFSCTPLMWACALGHLEAAVVLYKWDRRAISIPDSLGRLPLGIARSRGHVKLAECLEHLQRDEQAQLGQTPRMHCPPSEEPSTESWMTQWHSEAISSPEIPKGVTVIASTNPELRRPRSEPSNYYSSESHKDYPAPKKHKLNPEYFQARQEKLLSTALSLEQPNIRKQSPSSKQCVPETISPSEGVRDCIRETSPPTPETAGFQASGSQPVVKWNSKGLYIGVSTVQVTGNPKGTSVGEDAAPSQVRPRGPTSVLMMANREVVDSEMGPYRDSAERAECSQPMDEIQVNMMTLAEHIIEATPDRIKQESFVPTEPSALEGPDTATISSTMSWLASYLADVDRLPRATQIRSAYNEPLTPSSNTSLSPVGSPVSEIAFEKPSLPSAADWSEFLSASTSEKVETEFAQLTLSDHEQRELYEAARLVQTAFRKYKGRPLREQQEVAAAVIQRCYRKYKQLTWIALKYALYKKMTQAAILIQSKFRSYYEQKKFQQSRRAAVLIQKYYRSYKKCGKRRQARRTAVIVQQKLRSSLLTKKQDQAARKIMRFLRRCRHSPLVDHRLYKREMNIFGTQWCVLNCRQHALCHSYWASLSFLFCNPNEISGKWQDLSFPKFPTSCCSSQSNR; this is encoded by the exons ATGTCCATCCTAGAGCGCCTGGAGCAGATGGAAAGGAGGATGGCCGAGATGACGGGGTCCCAGCAGCACAAGCCGGGGAGCGGAGGCGGCAGCAGCGGAGGGGGCAATGGGACTGGGAACGGAGGAAGCCAAGCTCAG TGCGCTTCTGGCCCTGGGACACTGGGGAGCTGCTTCGAGAACCGTGTGGTGGTCGTGTGTGAGAAGATGATGAGCCGAGCCTGCTGGGCCAAGTCCAAGCACTTGATCCATTCGAAGACCTTCCGTGGGATGACCCTCTTGCACCTGGCAGCCGCGCAGGGCTATGCCACTCTCATCCAGACCCTCATCAAATGGCG CACAAAGCATGCAGATAGCATTGATTTGGAACTGGAAGTTGACCCCTTGAATGTGGACCACTTCTCCTGTACCCCTCTG ATGTGGGCATGCGCTCTAGGGCACTTGGAAGCTGCCGTCGTTCTGTACAAGTGGGACCGTCGGGCCATCTCTATCCCTGACTCTCTAGGAAGGCTGCCTTTGGGGATTGCCAGGTCAAGGGGTCATGTGAAATTAGCAGAGTGTCTGGAGCACCTGCAGAGAGATGAACAGGCACAGCTGGGGCAGACCCCCAGAATGCACTGTCCTCCGAGCGAGGAGCCCAGCACGGAGAGCTGGATGACCCAGTGGCACAGCGAAGCCATCAGCTCTCCAGAAATACCCAAAGGAGTCACCGTTATTGCAAGTACCAATCCAG AGCTGAGAAGACCTCGTTCTGAACCCTCTAATTACTACAGCAGTGAGAGCCACAAAGATTATCCAGCTCCCAAAAAGCATAAATTGAACCCTGAGTACTTCCAGGCAAGGCAGGAGAAGCTGCTGTCCACTGCACTGAGTCTGGAACAGCCAAATATCAGGAAGCAGAGCCCTAGTTCTAAGCAGTGTGTCCCCGAGACAATCAGCCCCAGTGAAGGAGTGAGGGACTGCATCCGGGAAACCTCCCCTCCCACTCCAGAGACTGCAGGATTCCAAGCCTCTGGATCTCAGCCTGTAGTAAAGTGGAATTCCAAAGGTCTTTACATTGGTGTGTCTACAGTACAGGTGACTGGAAATCCGAAGGGGACCAGTGTAGGAGAGGATGCAGCACCTTCACAGGTGCGTCCTCGGGGACCCACGAGTGTCCTGATGATGGCTAACAGAGAGGTGGTGGATTCAGAGATGGGGCCCTACCGCGATAGCGCAGAGCGCGCGGAATGCTCACAGCCCATGGACGAGATACAG GTGAACATGATGACCTTGGCGGAGCACATCATCGAAGCCACCCCTGACCGAATTAAACAGGAGAGTTTTGTGCCCACGGAGCCCTCGGCATTGGAAGGACCAGACACTGCCACCATCAGCAGCACCATGAGCTGGTTGGCCAGTTACCTAGCCGATGTCGACCGTCTGCCACGCGCTACCCAGATCAG AAGTGCATATAACGAGCCTCTCACCCCTTCTTCTAATACCAGCTTGAGCCCTGTTGGCTCCCCGGTCAGTGAAATAGCTTTTGAGAAACCCAGCCTTCCCTCAGCAGCAGATTGGTCAGAATTCCTGAGCGCGTCTACCAGTGAGAAGGTGGAGACTGAATTTGCTCAGCTGACTCTTTCTGATCACGAGCAGAGAGAGCTCTACGAAGCCGCCAGGCTTGTCCAGACCGCTTTCCGGAAATACAAG GGCCGACCCTTGCGGGAGCAGCAAGAAGTGGCCGCTGCTGTCATTCAGCGTTGttacagaaaatacaaacag CTGACATGGATAGCCTTGAAG TATGCACTTTATAAAAAGATGACACAGGCTGCCATCCTAATCCAGAGCAAATTCCGCAGTTACTACgaacaaaaaaaatttcagcaGAGCCGGCGTGCTGCTGTGCTGATCCAGAAGTATTACCGGAGTTATAAGAAATGCGGCAAGAGACGGCAGGCTCGCCGAACAGCCGTCATCGTACAACAGAAACTCAG GAGCAGTTTGCTAACCAAAAAGCAGGACCAAGCTGCTCGAAAAATAATGAGGTTCCTCCGCCGCTGCCGCCACAG CCCCCTGGTGGACCATAGGCTGTACAAAAGG gaaatgaatatttttggAACACAGTGGTGTGTGTTAAATTGCAGACAACATGCTCTGTGTCATTCTTATTGGGCctctctgtcttttttgttttgcaaTCCAAATGAGATTTCTGGAAAATGGCAAGATCTCTCTTTTCCTAAATTCCCCACGAGCTGTTGCAGCTCTCAGAGCAACAGGTAA
- the CAMTA1 gene encoding calmodulin-binding transcription activator 1 isoform X12, translating into MEDNQFRMSILERLEQMERRMAEMTGSQQHKPGSGGGSSGGGNGTGNGGSQAQCASGPGTLGSCFENRVVVVCEKMMSRACWAKSKHLIHSKTFRGMTLLHLAAAQGYATLIQTLIKWRTKHADSIDLELEVDPLNVDHFSCTPLMWACALGHLEAAVVLYKWDRRAISIPDSLGRLPLGIARSRGHVKLAECLEHLQRDEQAQLGQTPRMHCPPSEEPSTESWMTQWHSEAISSPEIPKGVTVIASTNPELRRPRSEPSNYYSSESHKDYPAPKKHKLNPEYFQARQEKLLSTALSLEQPNIRKQSPSSKQCVPETISPSEGVRDCIRETSPPTPETAGFQASGSQPVVKWNSKGLYIGVSTVQVTGNPKGTSVGEDAAPSQVRPRGPTSVLMMANREVVDSEMGPYRDSAERAECSQPMDEIQVNMMTLAEHIIEATPDRIKQESFVPTEPSALEGPDTATISSTMSWLASYLADVDRLPRATQIRSAYNEPLTPSSNTSLSPVGSPVSEIAFEKPSLPSAADWSEFLSASTSEKVETEFAQLTLSDHEQRELYEAARLVQTAFRKYKGRPLREQQEVAAAVIQRCYRKYKQLTWIALKYALYKKMTQAAILIQSKFRSYYEQKKFQQSRRAAVLIQKYYRSYKKCGKRRQARRTAVIVQQKLRSSLLTKKQDQAARKIMRFLRRCRHSPLVDHRLYKREMNIFGTQWCVLNCRQHALCHSYWASLSFLFCNPNEISGKWQDLSFPKFPTSCCSSQSNR; encoded by the exons ATGGAAG ATAACCAGTTCAGGATGTCCATCCTAGAGCGCCTGGAGCAGATGGAAAGGAGGATGGCCGAGATGACGGGGTCCCAGCAGCACAAGCCGGGGAGCGGAGGCGGCAGCAGCGGAGGGGGCAATGGGACTGGGAACGGAGGAAGCCAAGCTCAG TGCGCTTCTGGCCCTGGGACACTGGGGAGCTGCTTCGAGAACCGTGTGGTGGTCGTGTGTGAGAAGATGATGAGCCGAGCCTGCTGGGCCAAGTCCAAGCACTTGATCCATTCGAAGACCTTCCGTGGGATGACCCTCTTGCACCTGGCAGCCGCGCAGGGCTATGCCACTCTCATCCAGACCCTCATCAAATGGCG CACAAAGCATGCAGATAGCATTGATTTGGAACTGGAAGTTGACCCCTTGAATGTGGACCACTTCTCCTGTACCCCTCTG ATGTGGGCATGCGCTCTAGGGCACTTGGAAGCTGCCGTCGTTCTGTACAAGTGGGACCGTCGGGCCATCTCTATCCCTGACTCTCTAGGAAGGCTGCCTTTGGGGATTGCCAGGTCAAGGGGTCATGTGAAATTAGCAGAGTGTCTGGAGCACCTGCAGAGAGATGAACAGGCACAGCTGGGGCAGACCCCCAGAATGCACTGTCCTCCGAGCGAGGAGCCCAGCACGGAGAGCTGGATGACCCAGTGGCACAGCGAAGCCATCAGCTCTCCAGAAATACCCAAAGGAGTCACCGTTATTGCAAGTACCAATCCAG AGCTGAGAAGACCTCGTTCTGAACCCTCTAATTACTACAGCAGTGAGAGCCACAAAGATTATCCAGCTCCCAAAAAGCATAAATTGAACCCTGAGTACTTCCAGGCAAGGCAGGAGAAGCTGCTGTCCACTGCACTGAGTCTGGAACAGCCAAATATCAGGAAGCAGAGCCCTAGTTCTAAGCAGTGTGTCCCCGAGACAATCAGCCCCAGTGAAGGAGTGAGGGACTGCATCCGGGAAACCTCCCCTCCCACTCCAGAGACTGCAGGATTCCAAGCCTCTGGATCTCAGCCTGTAGTAAAGTGGAATTCCAAAGGTCTTTACATTGGTGTGTCTACAGTACAGGTGACTGGAAATCCGAAGGGGACCAGTGTAGGAGAGGATGCAGCACCTTCACAGGTGCGTCCTCGGGGACCCACGAGTGTCCTGATGATGGCTAACAGAGAGGTGGTGGATTCAGAGATGGGGCCCTACCGCGATAGCGCAGAGCGCGCGGAATGCTCACAGCCCATGGACGAGATACAG GTGAACATGATGACCTTGGCGGAGCACATCATCGAAGCCACCCCTGACCGAATTAAACAGGAGAGTTTTGTGCCCACGGAGCCCTCGGCATTGGAAGGACCAGACACTGCCACCATCAGCAGCACCATGAGCTGGTTGGCCAGTTACCTAGCCGATGTCGACCGTCTGCCACGCGCTACCCAGATCAG AAGTGCATATAACGAGCCTCTCACCCCTTCTTCTAATACCAGCTTGAGCCCTGTTGGCTCCCCGGTCAGTGAAATAGCTTTTGAGAAACCCAGCCTTCCCTCAGCAGCAGATTGGTCAGAATTCCTGAGCGCGTCTACCAGTGAGAAGGTGGAGACTGAATTTGCTCAGCTGACTCTTTCTGATCACGAGCAGAGAGAGCTCTACGAAGCCGCCAGGCTTGTCCAGACCGCTTTCCGGAAATACAAG GGCCGACCCTTGCGGGAGCAGCAAGAAGTGGCCGCTGCTGTCATTCAGCGTTGttacagaaaatacaaacag CTGACATGGATAGCCTTGAAG TATGCACTTTATAAAAAGATGACACAGGCTGCCATCCTAATCCAGAGCAAATTCCGCAGTTACTACgaacaaaaaaaatttcagcaGAGCCGGCGTGCTGCTGTGCTGATCCAGAAGTATTACCGGAGTTATAAGAAATGCGGCAAGAGACGGCAGGCTCGCCGAACAGCCGTCATCGTACAACAGAAACTCAG GAGCAGTTTGCTAACCAAAAAGCAGGACCAAGCTGCTCGAAAAATAATGAGGTTCCTCCGCCGCTGCCGCCACAG CCCCCTGGTGGACCATAGGCTGTACAAAAGG gaaatgaatatttttggAACACAGTGGTGTGTGTTAAATTGCAGACAACATGCTCTGTGTCATTCTTATTGGGCctctctgtcttttttgttttgcaaTCCAAATGAGATTTCTGGAAAATGGCAAGATCTCTCTTTTCCTAAATTCCCCACGAGCTGTTGCAGCTCTCAGAGCAACAGGTAA